Proteins encoded in a region of the Stigmatella aurantiaca genome:
- a CDS encoding TolC family protein yields the protein MKMRFVSKLAVSLALACQLSPQAVLAQAPAPAQAPSQAPLAPTASSAAPSVQVISLEEALRLVDAQNQDFAQVRARVQEAQGLSRQALAALLPVLVATGSYTRNNEEAAIEFSRFLDTLEAGLSEIAQRPISLDRGGAPADRIIQPLDALTATGTLRVPLFAANAYWDFLAAKEGVNAAQASTQVARQRARSALLRALWLGSTAEAFVEVAQRGVTTSEQYVKTAERAVTAGTTVQLAVLRAQTELTRRQKELSDARNRLEAVRLSIGVLLGQQQPVQVQLPALEIPEAMAEESLVAEALKERAEVGAQHAVKRAADHGITSAWWRLAPTLAATGSVFASDTPFLTGDKTGWRATLELTWTLYDGGLRYGKLQQARGTLARVQAEQKGLELQISQEVRNALREFRLGQEQLALSERQRALAQEAARTAQNSFEQGVAGYTEVLDTLDRLYMAEAGEQEARARLAIAIITLKTARGQVW from the coding sequence ATGAAGATGAGATTTGTCTCGAAGCTCGCTGTCTCCCTGGCCTTGGCCTGCCAACTGAGCCCCCAGGCCGTCCTGGCGCAGGCCCCCGCCCCGGCCCAGGCTCCCTCCCAAGCCCCGCTGGCGCCCACCGCCTCGAGCGCGGCCCCCTCGGTCCAGGTCATCTCCCTGGAGGAAGCCCTGCGCCTGGTCGACGCGCAGAATCAGGATTTCGCCCAGGTGCGCGCCCGCGTGCAGGAGGCGCAGGGCCTCTCCCGCCAGGCGCTGGCGGCGCTCCTGCCCGTGCTGGTGGCCACCGGCTCCTACACGCGGAACAACGAGGAGGCGGCCATCGAGTTCTCGCGCTTCCTGGACACCCTGGAGGCGGGGCTGAGCGAGATTGCCCAGCGCCCCATCTCCCTGGACCGCGGCGGGGCGCCCGCCGACCGCATCATCCAGCCGCTGGATGCGCTCACCGCCACGGGCACCCTGCGCGTGCCGCTGTTCGCCGCGAACGCGTACTGGGACTTCCTGGCCGCCAAGGAGGGCGTGAACGCGGCCCAGGCCTCCACCCAGGTCGCCCGGCAGCGCGCCCGCTCGGCGCTGCTGCGCGCGCTGTGGCTCGGCTCGACGGCGGAGGCCTTCGTGGAGGTGGCCCAGCGCGGGGTGACGACCTCCGAGCAGTACGTGAAGACGGCCGAGCGCGCCGTCACCGCGGGCACCACGGTGCAGCTGGCGGTGCTCCGCGCCCAGACGGAGCTGACGCGGCGCCAGAAGGAGCTGAGCGACGCGCGCAACAGGCTGGAGGCGGTGCGGCTGTCCATCGGCGTGCTGCTCGGCCAGCAACAGCCCGTGCAGGTGCAGCTGCCCGCGCTGGAAATCCCCGAGGCCATGGCGGAGGAGAGCCTCGTCGCGGAAGCGCTGAAGGAGCGCGCGGAGGTGGGGGCGCAGCACGCCGTGAAGCGCGCGGCGGACCACGGCATCACCTCCGCGTGGTGGCGCCTGGCCCCCACGCTCGCCGCCACGGGCTCCGTGTTCGCCTCGGACACGCCGTTCCTCACGGGGGACAAGACGGGGTGGCGCGCCACCCTGGAGCTGACCTGGACGCTGTATGACGGCGGCCTGCGCTACGGCAAGCTTCAGCAGGCGCGCGGCACCCTCGCGCGGGTCCAGGCCGAGCAGAAGGGCCTGGAGCTGCAGATCTCCCAGGAGGTCCGCAACGCCCTGCGGGAGTTCCGGCTGGGCCAGGAGCAGCTCGCGCTCTCGGAGCGGCAGCGCGCCCTGGCGCAGGAGGCGGCGCGCACGGCGCAGAACAGCTTCGAGCAGGGCGTGGCCGGCTACACCGAGGTGCTCGACACGCTCGACCGTCTGTATATGGCAGAGGCAGGCGAGCAAGAGGCCCGCGCCCGCCTGGCCATCGCCATCATCACCCTGAAAACCGCCCGGGGTCAGGTTTGGTAG
- a CDS encoding sigma-54-dependent transcriptional regulator translates to MKIRALVADDDNAMRYTLRGILEDIGMEVDEAPHGVAALERLRRDSYHLLISDLRMPHMDGLELLRNVPGPLPKFILITAHGSERHAVEAMKAGAYDYFHKPFEVDELVAVIQRAVGSVRLELENERLAGELNLSRSLLFESKAMSRLALLIQRVAPRDVTVLIHGESGTGKERIAEALVRASSRAGKPFVRFNCAALTPELAESELFGHAKGAFTGAHRSRAGLFREADGGTLLLDEIGEMDPSTQAKLLRVLQEGELRPVGEDRSVPVNVRILGATHRDLSQLVTQGRFREDLYYRLKVVQLEVPPLRERPEDIPLLARHFLQRTSQRLGLPSPEPSAALLARLQAYPWPGNVRQLENALESLLVLSPPDRLDLDMLPIGGAPGVEPSATPKSLKLMTEAFERAQIEQALRGAGGNRTQAARNLSISRASLHEKLRKYGLVSREELEPDEALEGEGSSS, encoded by the coding sequence GTGAAGATCCGGGCCCTGGTCGCCGATGACGACAATGCGATGCGCTACACGCTCCGGGGCATCCTCGAGGACATCGGCATGGAGGTCGACGAGGCGCCCCATGGGGTGGCGGCGCTCGAGCGGCTGCGCCGCGACAGCTACCACCTGCTCATCAGCGACCTGCGCATGCCTCACATGGACGGGCTGGAGCTGCTGCGCAATGTCCCGGGCCCGCTGCCCAAGTTCATCCTCATCACCGCCCACGGCTCCGAGCGCCATGCCGTGGAGGCCATGAAGGCGGGCGCCTACGACTACTTCCACAAGCCCTTCGAGGTGGACGAGCTGGTGGCCGTCATCCAGCGCGCCGTCGGCTCGGTGCGCCTGGAGCTGGAGAACGAGCGGCTCGCGGGGGAGCTGAACCTCTCGCGCTCCCTGCTCTTCGAGAGCAAGGCCATGAGCCGCCTGGCCCTGCTCATCCAGCGCGTGGCGCCCCGGGACGTCACCGTGCTCATCCACGGCGAGAGCGGCACGGGCAAGGAGCGCATCGCCGAGGCCCTGGTGCGCGCCTCGTCCCGCGCAGGCAAGCCCTTCGTGCGCTTCAACTGCGCGGCGCTGACGCCCGAGCTCGCCGAGAGCGAGCTGTTCGGCCACGCCAAGGGCGCCTTCACCGGCGCGCACCGCTCGCGCGCGGGCCTGTTCCGCGAGGCGGACGGGGGCACGCTGCTGCTCGACGAGATTGGCGAGATGGACCCCTCCACCCAGGCCAAGCTGCTGCGGGTGCTCCAGGAGGGCGAGCTGCGCCCGGTGGGCGAGGACCGCTCCGTGCCGGTGAACGTGCGCATCCTGGGCGCCACGCACCGGGATCTCTCCCAGCTCGTCACCCAGGGCCGCTTCCGGGAGGACCTCTACTACCGGCTGAAGGTCGTCCAACTCGAGGTGCCGCCGCTGCGGGAGCGGCCCGAGGACATCCCCCTGCTCGCCCGGCATTTCCTCCAGCGCACCAGCCAGCGCCTGGGGCTGCCCAGCCCGGAGCCCTCCGCGGCCCTGCTGGCGCGGCTACAGGCCTACCCCTGGCCCGGCAACGTGCGGCAACTGGAGAACGCGCTGGAGAGCCTGCTCGTCCTGTCGCCGCCGGACCGGCTCGACCTGGACATGCTGCCCATCGGCGGGGCGCCGGGCGTGGAGCCCAGCGCGACGCCCAAGAGCCTCAAGCTGATGACGGAGGCCTTCGAGCGCGCTCAGATTGAGCAGGCCCTGCGGGGTGCGGGGGGCAACCGGACCCAGGCGGCACGCAACCTGAGCATCAGCCGCGCCTCCCTGCACGAGAAGCTGCGCAAGTACGGCCTCGTCTCGCGGGAAGAGCTCGAGCCCGACGAGGCGCTGGAGGGCGAAGGCTCCTCCAGCTAG
- a CDS encoding HlyD family secretion protein: MSPKLIVPIVVVVALALLLGFKIHAQETALRGPSGGTGVIEGTDYNVASRLSARVVRVGVKKGAAVKKGDVLMLLDCAEPEAALAEAEARVEVSRSQSEAASAQAQASVRARNAAQAAIQVAKAQAEALAAQRDTARRQAERLHSLGQDVAASNADQALGTAEGLKHQAAAALASSNLNQQQAEASAEQSRAAQAQAQASVRTVTAAEAALIRARLMVAECEVRSPSAGLVDDVFFEEGELPLPGATLARIVNLEEVRATFYLPNAELAAARPAERATIEADAYPQRTFAGAIRTVSTQAEFTPRNIQTRTDRDRLVYAVEVAVPNAEQLLRPGMPVRVTLAGNTP; encoded by the coding sequence ATGTCTCCCAAGCTCATTGTTCCCATCGTTGTCGTTGTGGCCCTCGCGTTGCTGCTGGGGTTCAAGATTCACGCGCAGGAGACGGCGTTGAGGGGGCCCTCCGGCGGCACCGGGGTCATCGAAGGCACGGACTACAATGTCGCCTCGCGGCTGTCGGCGCGCGTGGTCCGGGTGGGCGTGAAGAAGGGCGCCGCGGTGAAGAAGGGCGATGTGCTGATGCTCCTGGACTGCGCCGAGCCCGAGGCGGCCCTGGCGGAGGCCGAGGCGCGGGTGGAGGTCTCCCGGTCCCAGTCGGAGGCGGCGAGCGCGCAGGCGCAGGCCTCGGTCCGGGCCCGCAACGCGGCGCAGGCCGCCATCCAGGTCGCCAAGGCCCAGGCCGAGGCGCTCGCCGCGCAGCGGGACACGGCGCGCCGCCAGGCCGAGCGCCTCCACTCGCTGGGCCAGGACGTGGCGGCCTCCAACGCGGATCAGGCGCTGGGCACGGCCGAGGGGCTCAAGCACCAGGCCGCCGCGGCGCTGGCCAGCAGCAACCTCAACCAGCAGCAGGCCGAGGCCTCCGCGGAGCAGAGCCGCGCGGCCCAGGCGCAGGCCCAGGCCTCCGTCCGCACCGTCACCGCCGCCGAGGCCGCGTTGATCCGCGCGCGGCTGATGGTGGCCGAGTGCGAGGTGCGCTCGCCCAGCGCGGGCCTCGTGGACGATGTGTTCTTCGAGGAGGGCGAGCTGCCGCTGCCCGGCGCCACGCTGGCGCGCATCGTCAACCTGGAGGAGGTGCGCGCCACCTTCTACCTGCCCAACGCGGAGCTGGCCGCGGCCCGGCCCGCCGAGCGCGCGACCATCGAGGCGGACGCCTACCCGCAGCGCACCTTCGCGGGCGCCATCCGCACCGTGTCCACCCAGGCCGAGTTCACGCCGCGCAACATCCAGACGCGCACGGACCGGGACCGGCTCGTGTACGCGGTGGAGGTGGCGGTGCCCAACGCCGAGCAGCTCCTGCGGCCCGGCATGCCGGTGCGCGTCACCCTGGCCGGTAACACGCCGTGA
- a CDS encoding ABC transporter ATP-binding protein, translating to MNAPAAAPVQDGIIIQAESLARSFGQVQAVRNISLQVRRGELYGLIGPDGAGKTTTIRMIAGLVTPDSGRAMVLGHDSLRGGLAVREYMGLMPQQYSLYGDLSIAENLRFFGRLFCLPRKLFEERSQRLLKITRLDRFTDRRADALSGGMYKKLALACALLHEPSVLLLDEPTNGVDPVSRRELWELLYEFVGEGMAVLVSTPYMDEAERCHRVGLINRGVLLDEGPPHELVKAFPHEAYEVDGGSREALHEVLERLPQVLASSPAGTRLKVVLEKGTAPRVGQELAHVGASLRPCGLDFEDMFLVRLSQEGK from the coding sequence GTGAACGCCCCGGCGGCAGCACCCGTCCAGGACGGCATCATCATCCAGGCCGAGTCGCTGGCGCGCAGCTTTGGCCAGGTGCAGGCGGTGCGCAACATCAGCCTGCAGGTGCGCCGGGGCGAGCTGTACGGCCTGATTGGCCCGGATGGCGCGGGGAAGACGACCACCATCCGGATGATCGCCGGGCTGGTGACGCCTGACAGCGGCCGGGCGATGGTGCTCGGCCACGACTCGCTGCGCGGCGGGCTGGCGGTGCGCGAGTACATGGGGCTGATGCCCCAGCAGTACAGCCTCTATGGGGACCTGAGCATCGCGGAGAACCTGCGCTTCTTCGGGCGGCTGTTCTGCCTGCCGCGCAAGCTGTTCGAGGAGCGCAGCCAGCGGCTCCTGAAGATTACCCGCCTGGACCGGTTCACGGACCGCCGCGCGGACGCGCTGTCCGGCGGCATGTACAAGAAGCTGGCGCTGGCGTGCGCGCTGCTGCACGAGCCCTCGGTGCTGCTGCTGGACGAGCCCACCAACGGCGTGGATCCGGTCAGCCGCCGCGAGCTGTGGGAGCTGCTCTACGAGTTCGTGGGCGAGGGCATGGCGGTGCTCGTCTCCACCCCCTACATGGACGAGGCGGAGCGCTGCCACCGCGTGGGGCTCATCAACCGCGGGGTGCTGCTCGACGAGGGGCCGCCCCATGAGCTGGTGAAGGCCTTCCCCCACGAGGCGTACGAGGTGGATGGCGGCTCCCGCGAGGCGCTCCACGAGGTGCTGGAGCGGCTGCCCCAGGTGCTGGCCTCCTCGCCGGCGGGCACGCGGCTCAAGGTGGTGCTCGAGAAGGGGACGGCGCCGCGCGTGGGGCAGGAGCTGGCCCACGTGGGGGCCAGCCTCCGCCCGTGTGGTCTGGACTTCGAGGACATGTTCCTCGTGCGGCTCTCGCAGGAGGGCAAATGA
- a CDS encoding ABC transporter ATP-binding protein — MSEHVIEVTHLTRRFGNFLAVNDVNFHVEKGEIFGYLGANGAGKSTSIRMLCGLLLPTSGDAIVAGHSIHSPDLVKSSIGYMSQKFSLYMDLTVEHNLAFFGGAYGMSGKALAHRIDEILELIHLKDRRRDLTGTLSGGFRQRLALGSSLLHRPKIVFLDEPTAGVDPASRRDFWRLIRSLAREGTTVFVTTHYMDEAEYCARVGLMVAGKLVALDTPKGLKEQFVPGTLYAVSGVLPRSSALDGMRAAPGVLAVETFGAGLHVRVETGRVDARAVAAMVEQAGGRELQIKTIEANLEDVFLKVVAPTASPPGTQQKAG; from the coding sequence ATGAGCGAGCACGTCATCGAGGTGACCCACCTCACGCGCCGGTTCGGCAACTTCCTGGCCGTCAACGACGTGAACTTCCACGTCGAGAAGGGGGAGATTTTCGGCTACCTGGGCGCCAACGGCGCCGGCAAGTCCACCTCCATCCGGATGCTCTGTGGGCTGCTGCTGCCCACCTCCGGGGACGCCATCGTGGCCGGCCACTCCATCCACTCGCCCGACCTGGTGAAGTCCTCCATCGGGTACATGTCCCAGAAGTTCTCGCTCTACATGGACCTGACGGTGGAGCACAACCTGGCCTTCTTTGGCGGGGCCTATGGGATGTCCGGCAAGGCGCTGGCCCACCGCATCGACGAGATCCTCGAGCTCATCCACCTGAAGGACCGGCGCCGCGACCTCACCGGGACGCTCTCCGGCGGCTTCCGGCAGCGGCTCGCGCTGGGCTCCTCGCTCTTGCACCGGCCGAAGATCGTCTTCCTGGACGAGCCCACGGCGGGCGTGGACCCCGCCTCCCGGCGGGACTTCTGGCGGCTCATCCGCTCGCTGGCCCGCGAGGGCACCACGGTCTTCGTCACCACCCACTACATGGACGAGGCGGAGTACTGCGCGCGCGTGGGGCTCATGGTGGCCGGCAAGCTGGTGGCGCTCGACACGCCCAAGGGGCTCAAGGAGCAGTTCGTCCCTGGCACCCTGTATGCCGTGAGCGGGGTGCTGCCCCGCTCCAGCGCGCTGGACGGCATGCGCGCGGCGCCGGGGGTGCTGGCCGTCGAAACGTTCGGCGCGGGGCTGCACGTGCGCGTCGAGACGGGGCGCGTGGATGCGCGCGCGGTGGCCGCGATGGTGGAGCAGGCTGGCGGACGGGAACTGCAGATCAAGACAATCGAAGCGAACCTCGAGGATGTCTTCTTGAAGGTGGTCGCGCCCACTGCCTCCCCTCCGGGGACGCAGCAGAAGGCAGGGTAG
- a CDS encoding sensor histidine kinase, with the protein MPTSPSSANLQQVRQEAMRRLFGSFVGTRLAFTPLLLLLPLWVVLTEETLWRRLVMAGVCICLVGLSWLELQRFQRHGLRPRSFPLNLGISVSLQLVVVVVTGGIESPMLPALLPLAVLVSVILRPGWPHYLALISQIVVLWGMLFVQATGRVPELLPQLFQETPGLRHNPVHLLVGVGVMTVLLLVSFQIGARLRGIYDAMLHQALAARDDTLWTYTENLQRLTTMTGEIAHELKNPLGSIKGLAALVARDMEGKSAERMKVLRQEINRMQDILNEFLNFSRPLGPLSQEQVSLRELCENVLLLHEGMASERRLTLRLHPGAEIAACCDAGKVKQVLINLLQNALEASPPDQEVCVEIAPLGPAQARISVLDRGPGLTGDSVERLFQAGVTSKPQGSGLGLPIARSLARQHGGELSLHPREGGGCHAMMVLPLMQPPPAPPLNGSAPSQEAPLA; encoded by the coding sequence GTGCCCACGAGCCCTTCCAGCGCCAATCTCCAGCAGGTCCGGCAGGAGGCCATGCGCCGGCTCTTCGGCAGCTTCGTGGGCACGCGGCTCGCGTTCACCCCGCTGCTGCTGCTGCTGCCGCTGTGGGTCGTGCTGACGGAGGAGACGCTGTGGCGGCGGCTCGTCATGGCCGGGGTGTGCATCTGCCTGGTGGGCCTGTCGTGGTTGGAGTTGCAGCGGTTCCAGCGCCACGGGCTGAGGCCCCGGTCCTTCCCGCTCAACCTGGGCATCTCCGTCTCGCTCCAGCTCGTGGTCGTCGTGGTGACGGGCGGCATCGAGAGTCCGATGCTGCCCGCGCTGCTGCCCCTGGCGGTGCTGGTCTCCGTCATCCTCCGGCCGGGCTGGCCCCACTACCTGGCGCTCATCAGCCAGATCGTCGTGCTCTGGGGCATGCTGTTCGTCCAGGCCACGGGCCGGGTGCCTGAGCTGCTGCCCCAGCTGTTCCAGGAGACGCCCGGCCTGCGGCACAACCCCGTCCACCTGCTGGTCGGCGTGGGCGTGATGACCGTGCTGCTGCTGGTGTCCTTCCAGATTGGCGCCCGCCTGCGGGGCATCTACGACGCCATGCTCCACCAGGCGCTCGCCGCGCGGGATGACACGCTGTGGACCTACACGGAGAACCTCCAGCGCCTCACCACCATGACGGGGGAGATTGCCCACGAGCTCAAGAACCCGCTGGGCAGCATCAAGGGGCTGGCGGCGCTGGTGGCCCGGGACATGGAGGGCAAGAGCGCCGAGCGCATGAAGGTGCTGCGCCAGGAAATCAACCGGATGCAGGACATCCTCAACGAGTTCCTCAACTTCTCCCGGCCGCTGGGCCCGCTCTCGCAGGAGCAGGTGAGCCTCCGGGAGCTGTGCGAGAACGTGCTGCTCTTGCACGAGGGCATGGCCTCCGAGCGGCGGCTCACCCTGCGGCTGCACCCGGGGGCGGAAATCGCCGCGTGCTGTGATGCCGGCAAGGTGAAGCAGGTGCTCATCAACCTGCTCCAGAACGCGCTCGAGGCCAGCCCCCCGGACCAGGAGGTCTGCGTGGAGATCGCCCCCCTGGGCCCGGCGCAGGCGCGCATCTCCGTGCTGGACCGGGGCCCGGGCCTCACGGGTGACTCCGTGGAGCGGCTGTTCCAGGCCGGGGTGACCAGCAAGCCGCAGGGCTCCGGCCTGGGGCTGCCCATCGCGCGCTCGCTGGCGCGGCAGCACGGCGGCGAGCTGTCGCTGCACCCGCGGGAGGGCGGCGGGTGTCATGCCATGATGGTGCTCCCCTTGATGCAGCCCCCCCCGGCGCCGCCCTTGAACGGCAGCGCCCCCTCTCAGGAGGCGCCCCTCGCGTGA